DNA from Rubripirellula lacrimiformis:
GTCGCTGGTCCACCAATCAAGTCGATCGGAAACACTTGTGGACGAACATCAGAATCCAGCGGTTGGGTGGGCGAAGTCAGCGAATATTTTCGGCCACCGGTTTGATAGTAAAGAAAGTTGTGCGTATTGGCGCCGGTGTGTGCCGCAGCGACCAACGTCACCGTCATCGAACTGATAGGGTGCCCGTTCCGCCACGGCGATTGGAAGTCTCCAAGCAAAAACCATGGATAGTTGCCGGCAAGTTGACGCTCGATTCGATTCTGCTCTTGCAGCATTGGAACCAGGGTTTCAGCGATGTCACGCAGTCGCTGTTCTTCGTCGTCAGTCGCCAGTCCACTGCGAACCAGTTCTTCGAGTGACTGTGCTTCTTCGATGATAGGAATCGTCCCGCTGCGTAACTCGCTCAGACGTACTTGGGCAAGTGCCTGTTCGTCCTGAATGTGCGAATTTAATCCCGTCCGCGAGACAAACGGCTTTCCGTTGATGGCAATCTTGATCGAATCCAACACCCAATCGCTACGACCATCGGCACAGAGTCCGACACGTGAGATATCCGAAAGGCGGACGTCGGCTAGCATTGCGGTGCAACTTCGCAGTGCGTCAGCGCCCGAATCGGTATCGGATGAAAACGTAAATGTCGCAGGTTCGCCCGGTGCGATGACCTCGCTGACCGAAGCGTGCGTTGGTGACGCGCCAAACGGAGCGAATTGTGCTGGGTCGCGACCCAGCGGATGCAACCACAGTGGAAAACCCAATCCCAAGTCTAACGCCACCGGTTCGGAAATCGTTTGACCATCGACTTGAGTTTGCACGAAAACCTCAATCGATTCAACCAATTCATTCGCATGGAAGTGCTGGTCGATCGGCGGATCGGCATTGGCTGTCGCCGCCGTCGCCAGCATCATCGCAATGATTGGAATTGCGATCTGTGTAGAAGACGAGAATCGGTTCATGCCAAGTGTCCGAGATGGTGACGCGATTTATACGTTCGTTTGATGTGGTGACCGCTGTGCTAGAGTCTAAAGGGATAGGTGTCCGCTAAACCGTCCCGTTCAGACGCTCTGAATCGTACGTCGGCAATGTCTTCGCTTTTGAACCGTGTATCGGTGCACCGCATAATACGAACCGTTGTTGGCTGGTGGGATCGCTGCCCTTCAGTGCCAGCGTCTCGATCATGAAAGTGACGATGGTGGGCTACGAAACGGTTTGCCCCACCGCGATCGGCAAAGGCGAGTCTCCGTAAACGAACTCTTGCATGTCCTCTGGCAAGAACCGTTCGCGAGGCACCCGCAGCATCGCATCGGGTATCCGGCGGTCATGTACGCCGAGCGCATGGAGCGGATGCTGGACCATATCGTGATGTTGAGTTTCCAAGTCGATCGTCTTCATCGTGCTGGTCCCTGATTGAGGTCTGGATGCCACGCGAAATCCCCACAGCAAAGCGTGTGCCCGTCTATTCCGCCAGCCAGCGAACCGCTAGCAGCAATCCGATCCCGAGACTGAAGGCGAGGAAGTGAATGAGGTTGCGTTTGACTTCGTTACTTTTTTTGATCTCCGGAATCAGGTCGGCCGCTGCGATATAGATGAAGTTGCCCGCGGCAAACGGCACTAAAAACACCACTTCGATATGGTCCGCGGCCAGATACGCGATCAAACCACCTAGCAAAAACGTCCATGCCGATAGGAAGTTGAAGAGCAACGCTTTACGCGAGTCCCATCCACCGTGGACCAGCACTCCGAAATCACCAAGCTCTTGGGGGACTTCGTGTGCCGCAGCAGCCAGCCACGCCGTGATGCCTAGTGGGACGCTGATCAGAAAGCTGGCGGCTACTGACATGCCACCGATGAAGTTGTGGAGAGCATCGGCAATAAGGATCATGTAGGTGAGCGGTTGTCGGTCGACTGACTTGGGGTCGCTGGAGTGGCTGTGGTGCCAGTTCAGGAACTGTTCCAACGCAAAAAAACACATGAATCCAGCAAGTAGCCAAAGGTACAGCGAAAAATCATTGTTCGTCGCCGTGACGGCTGCCGGCAGCATGTGCAATACCGCACCACCAATCAACGATCCGGCCGCAAACGCCACAAGTGGCAGCAGGATTTTGTCGAGCGCCGACTGCGTCATCAGCAGCGTGACCGCGCCGACCAAGGCAATGCAGCTCATCAAAATCCCGCTGGTGATGATCCAAGCGAGAATGGTCATAAAGGTAACTGCCGGGGCTTGACGATCGAGTCCGTTAATCTGTTTCCAGCAGTGACACGTCCCGCACCGCATTCGATCTGCTTACGCGAAGGGTTCCCGTTTTCGGTCGGTCGCCCTTTGCGCTTGCCAAGGTCACTCGATACGGTTCGACAGGTCTTGATTAACATGAAACAGCACAACCTTTGTGGCGCCAGCGACGGCGGTTCCGGGTCTGCGGCCAACACCACAGAAGAGAAACAGAAGGCGAACCCCACCTGGGCAACCGTCCATCCGTTGATCCAGTGGGTGCGTTTCGGTTTTGTGGCGATTTCGTCCTGGCTATCCATGACTGGCTTGCCACGCATTCCCCGTGCCACTGCGAGTTTTGGGAGGCAATGTCGGTCAAGCTGCTGGTCTGTAGGCTAGTGTCACGCGACGGCAGGCCGAATGGTTTCTTGCCGTTGGCGAAAAATCGAATGTGACGAAATGGAACATTTGCACCGATGGGAGCGCGCTGCTGCGAGCGCTATTGGTCAATGGCCGTCAGCGAACGCTGGCGCATCGTTTGCTGTGTGTTGGCTGATGCTTGAGATCTACTAACTTCGGAGACCGCCGTGCACACGCAGCCAATGCCGCTCGCCTCGAACATCATGACTTCCAAAGTTCAGACGATCGGGCCAAAGATGCAACTTGCTGATATCATCAGTTTCTTGCTGGAACATAAACTCGCCAGCACGCCCGTCGTCGACGACCAGGACGGTGCATGCCGCCTGCTTGGCTTCGTGTCAGAAGGGGACTGCTTGGAACATGTCGGGAACGAACTGTTTTACGGCAATCCCAGTCCGCCACAGACGGCCGAGACAATCATGCGTAGGCACCCTACCTGCGTTAGTTCGGAAACCGACCTGTTCACGCTGACCTCGATCTTCACCAGCCATCGTTTCCATCATTTGCCGGTCGTCCAGGATGGGAACTTGGTCGGTATTGTTAGTCGTAGCGACGTGCTGAAAGCCGTTGACAACTACTATCGCGATTGGATTCGTGCCCGCGACCGCGAGCGGTTCCCAGTGGATATACACCAAATCATGAATCACCGGTTCATCATGGGGCATTGAACACCGTGCGTGACACGGCTGATTCGGATTCAATCGTTCGATGGTACACGTCAGCAATGGTTCTGTTGGTAGAACCGCCCTCAGAGATCGTCCAGCTTCGCCGCGGCGCGGCGGCAGTTCTTTGCCGTGGCGGGAACCACGGTTAGCGATTGCCGAGATGGTCTTTGGGGGATGCCAAATGCTGGTGGCCGAGGCTACCGACGTGACGCTTCCGCCTCTCGGAGAGTGCCGTAAGTTGGACACTCTCTTCAGGCGGAATTGGGTGCAATCACCGCAGCTAGGCGGATAGACAGGAATGGTTGGGGGGGCCGGATTCGTCGTTTGGACTTGAGTCCCGGTTGAACGTGGGAACCATCGCTAGCAGCTTGCTGATTAAATCGAACTTTCAACGGCAATGCCCAGCCACTGACGCGTCGCGGCTCACGAAATCAGCAGGGCATTTGATCCAGAACGGCTAAGCAACGCACGGAAAATGGAATTCGTGGTGGACGAGGCAGGAGTCCGTCCTGGCAGCGATCGACCTGCGTCGTCATGGGGTTCGCCAGAATTTCTGACCGTCGGTTTGGCGGCTGAATCCGGTATTGCGAAATGATTCTGAACATCCGTCAACGGCGAACGCAACAGTCCGGTTACTCGCGCAAGTGTCTAAAGAAATGCTTTGCATCAATTGTCGTCACGTTGATGCGATCAGCTACGGCGATTCACACGGCATTCGTAGCGAGTCGGACGAAGTCGAACGATGAAATTATGCCCACCAGGTGTTCGTCGGCGTCCGTGATCGGAATGTGATGCACGTGATGATCTAGCATTAACTTGGCGACCCGCTGCAAGGGATCATTCGGTCTAGCCGTGACCGGCGATCCAGACATCGCCGTGGTGACTTCATCGTTGCCAAGTTGGTCTCGAATCAGCTCGGTAAGCCAAAAACAGTTCTCGTAGATCGTCATCCGATCCTCGAGCGATTGTTCAGCGTCTTGAACCAATCGCAGCAGATCAGAGACTGTAAGGACTCCCACGAGCTGTCCATCTACGGTGACGATGGGGATCGCCGACACATGGTTCTCGGTCAGTTTGTCCACGGCGTCCTGGATCGTATCGGACTCAAGCAGGGTGACGACATCTCGCTGCATCACGCTGCTGGCTAGAAGTGGTGATTGGGCAGTTGTGGTAGCCATGGTTGTCACTCGGCAAATGGGAAAATGATTTGTACTGGTGCTGGTAACGCATCTGGTCTAGATGGCTTGTTACCTCGTCCACTGCTTGGAAAACGTCTCAATGAACCAGTGCCGGTTTGCCGGCCGGTTTGATCTAACGATGCTGGTGGTGCTAATGCACCGTTTGTGCCAATCGTGCCCTTCGTGATCAGCTTGGCAAGAAACTCGCATCGCGTCGCTGGGCGTTGCCGTCGCAGTCCCACGAACCAACCGCCGCATCACGGGCCTTGTTGATGCCTCGAATACGGAGGCCGCTGGCGAATAGGGCTGATGCCTTCGTTGATTGCTTCTGCCAGTCGGTAGACGACATCCACCGGAACCGCCGCCCGCTTGGTCGATCGGGGATCCACTTCACCGATCACGTCAAAGCGAGATGTCAGAAGCAAACTACGTGCCTTAGCGGACTCGTGGCGATGCTGCTGATTCCCATGCCTGGGACAGGAACGGAACACAGTTTGCTTCGTACTGTTTACGTGACCCCCATTCAAATCGAGTGCCGTGTCAAAATTTGATATTTGGGTTGACGAGTGTCGGAACTGAAACAGAGGGAACGAAGTGATGCACCTGTAAGATGTGGTGGCGACGCATGAGCGAGCGTTTTTGCTACAAGGGGTGCGAGAGACTGCTGGGGTGATGAATCGAACGCGTATCACAACCGTGCCAGGCGGCACTGGAATAGGCCATGTTTCCTCTGCAAAACTTCATTCGTACTTGCCGATCGCGACTGTTTCGACGTCAGGCGGCTGATTCGACAGGAATGGACTTATCAGGGGGACGTTTGTTAACCGCGGCGTTGGTCACACGCCGGATGCTGATGCGCTCAGGTGTGGTCAACAACAACGATGCGATGATCGGCGTGCTGTTGCCGCCATCGGTAGGCGCGGTGCTAGCGAATGTCGGCATCGGTTTGTCGAACAAGGCCGTGGTCAACCTGAACTACACGTTTACCAGCGAGTGTGTCGAAACGTGCCTGCGCGCGTGCGCGATTTCGCACGTCCTAACCAGCCGAAAATTTCTCAAACGGCGACCGTTTGAACTTTCGGCGAAACTGGTCTGCATCGAAGACTTGTCTCTGCAGGCAACTTGGCGCGACAAGCTCGTTTGCGGGCTTGCCGCCTATGGGCTGCCGAGCTTTCTACTCGATCGGATGCTAGGACTCCATCGCACCCAAAAAGATGACTTGATGGCGGTCCTGTTCACTTCTGGCACAACCGCTGACCCCAAAGGTGTGATGCTATCGCACGGCAATCTGGCGGCTAGCACCGACGCCATTCGTCAGCTCTATCGCGTTCGCAAGGACGACGTCGTGCTCGGGATTCTGCCGTTCTTTCACGCCTTCGGTTACTCAGCGGCGCTGTGGTTGCCGTTCGGGTTGAACATGACGGTGGTGTACCACGTCGATCCCTTCGGAACGAAAGCGATTGGTCAGTTGGCCAAGAAATATCATGTGACCGTTCTGTTCTCGACACCGACGTTTCTGAAGCTGTATTTGCGAAGATGCCAACCGGAAGATTTTGCTGAGTTGGATCTAGCGATCGTCGGTGCCGAACGTCTCGAAGCGAGTCTGGCGAAATCGTTTTCCGAAAAGTTCGGCGCCACGCCAGTGGAGGGCTATGGAACGACGGAGCTGTCGCCGTGGGCGTCGGTGAATGTTCCGGCGCATCGTACGCTTTCACCTTTGCAAGTCAACGACAGGCCAGGATCCGTTGGACGCCCCGCGCCGGGTGTGCAAGTCCGTGTCGTTGATCCCGAATCGCGCGCCGAAGTGGGCATTGGTGAACAGGGGTTGCTGCTCGTACGCGGTGCAAACGTGATGTTGGGATATTTGAATTTGCCGGACAAAACGGATGAAGTGATTTGTGATGGATGGTATGACACCGGCGACTTTGCAAAGCTGGACGCCGATGGATTCATCACGATCACCGGACGCAAAAAACGCTTTTCAAAGATCGGGGGCGAAATGGTGCCTCATGCAACGGTGGAGAATGCGATCGAAACTTTGCTGGGCAACGATCCATCCGATCAGCAACGGCATGTCGCTGTGACGGCGATCCCCGATGCACACAAGGGTGAACGTTTGATCGTGATCCATGTGCCTTGGGGGGACACTTCAGCAACCGACATTGTTAAAAGACTTTTGGATACCAATGATTTGCCGGCGGTCTGGATTCCAAAGCCCATTGATTTCATCGAAGTCTACGAAATTCCAATGACCAACTTGGGAAAGCTTGATCTTGGAGCGTTGAACCGTATCGCCTTGCAACGGAAAGTTGACGCTGTTGCATCGCACAATCTTGAATCAGGAAACCTCTGACATCGAGGTAGGATTGTTTGCAACGGGGATCGGTTTTCAGTCGCTGGCATTTTAGGAAATCAGTCCGGCTTTCACGCGGCGTCGTGAACGGACCGATGCGTCATCAACGGAATGATGCCCCAACGACGAATGAGTTTCTACCCCATCATTCCTGCGTGCTATGAAAGACAGGCGGTCGATCACCGACTTCAGCGCGGTGACGTCCAACGCATTTGGAACCCTTTCCCCCTAGGGATGACGCAGGTCGCGATGTCGACGGTTGCGATGGAAGCAACCGAGTGAAGAACGAATTTGGTACAGGAGTTGCAAATCGTTGGCGCCATGGTGACTCATCAGCTGACGTGTCACACCTCCGCCGAAAGTCATGGTGACTTCCGCTACGAAGCAAATTCTGAAGGAGAATCAAATGGCGTTTCAATTCACATGGCCGCGTGAGCTCAACCGGTTGCAAAGCGAAATGGATCAACTGTTTGGTCGTGGCAACGGTTCGCTTGCTGGCCCACAAGCATTCCCGGCGATCAATCTGCGGCGAATCCAGGT
Protein-coding regions in this window:
- a CDS encoding ZIP family metal transporter; its protein translation is MTILAWIITSGILMSCIALVGAVTLLMTQSALDKILLPLVAFAAGSLIGGAVLHMLPAAVTATNNDFSLYLWLLAGFMCFFALEQFLNWHHSHSSDPKSVDRQPLTYMILIADALHNFIGGMSVAASFLISVPLGITAWLAAAAHEVPQELGDFGVLVHGGWDSRKALLFNFLSAWTFLLGGLIAYLAADHIEVVFLVPFAAGNFIYIAAADLIPEIKKSNEVKRNLIHFLAFSLGIGLLLAVRWLAE
- a CDS encoding CBS domain-containing protein, which encodes MATTTAQSPLLASSVMQRDVVTLLESDTIQDAVDKLTENHVSAIPIVTVDGQLVGVLTVSDLLRLVQDAEQSLEDRMTIYENCFWLTELIRDQLGNDEVTTAMSGSPVTARPNDPLQRVAKLMLDHHVHHIPITDADEHLVGIISSFDFVRLATNAV
- a CDS encoding CBS domain-containing protein, yielding MTSKVQTIGPKMQLADIISFLLEHKLASTPVVDDQDGACRLLGFVSEGDCLEHVGNELFYGNPSPPQTAETIMRRHPTCVSSETDLFTLTSIFTSHRFHHLPVVQDGNLVGIVSRSDVLKAVDNYYRDWIRARDRERFPVDIHQIMNHRFIMGH
- a CDS encoding AMP-binding protein, with amino-acid sequence MFPLQNFIRTCRSRLFRRQAADSTGMDLSGGRLLTAALVTRRMLMRSGVVNNNDAMIGVLLPPSVGAVLANVGIGLSNKAVVNLNYTFTSECVETCLRACAISHVLTSRKFLKRRPFELSAKLVCIEDLSLQATWRDKLVCGLAAYGLPSFLLDRMLGLHRTQKDDLMAVLFTSGTTADPKGVMLSHGNLAASTDAIRQLYRVRKDDVVLGILPFFHAFGYSAALWLPFGLNMTVVYHVDPFGTKAIGQLAKKYHVTVLFSTPTFLKLYLRRCQPEDFAELDLAIVGAERLEASLAKSFSEKFGATPVEGYGTTELSPWASVNVPAHRTLSPLQVNDRPGSVGRPAPGVQVRVVDPESRAEVGIGEQGLLLVRGANVMLGYLNLPDKTDEVICDGWYDTGDFAKLDADGFITITGRKKRFSKIGGEMVPHATVENAIETLLGNDPSDQQRHVAVTAIPDAHKGERLIVIHVPWGDTSATDIVKRLLDTNDLPAVWIPKPIDFIEVYEIPMTNLGKLDLGALNRIALQRKVDAVASHNLESGNL